A region of Streptomyces sp. NBC_01264 DNA encodes the following proteins:
- a CDS encoding AraC family transcriptional regulator, whose product MVSHAHQGTTSSALARLSVNVARLVGIGPHGYAHLPGMAPQHLNDDLCRTPAATAIRIAELTTVQAPWTEMSVLLARESGIGTLGVWDYLITSAPTPLEGIRDAAAYFATVADPLTDGMRITEDGERVTISHLNRADIAHEAACGIRGYALGLYQRRLGEAAGRRLVPLHVSLAAKAPARHEVLVELYGTRRIEFEAPASSITFRAADLDSPTPHAQPGLSAVLRRHAEQSLASAVPLHDWPALFRTALGSAHDEGAPTLSSVARRMSISARTLQRRLEEHGTTWSEEVETVRRDLIARLLHDTDLSVDSVAARSGYADARALRRAVRRWYGTTPAALRRAGRGANTQAGV is encoded by the coding sequence GTGGTCTCGCACGCACATCAGGGGACAACCTCCTCCGCCCTCGCCCGTCTGAGCGTCAACGTCGCGCGGCTGGTCGGCATAGGTCCGCACGGATACGCCCACTTGCCGGGCATGGCGCCCCAACACCTCAACGACGACCTGTGCCGTACGCCCGCGGCGACGGCCATCCGGATCGCGGAGCTGACCACGGTCCAGGCACCCTGGACCGAGATGTCCGTACTGCTGGCCCGGGAGTCGGGCATCGGCACCCTCGGGGTCTGGGACTACCTGATCACCTCCGCGCCGACTCCCCTGGAGGGGATCCGCGACGCCGCGGCCTACTTCGCCACCGTCGCCGACCCCCTGACGGACGGCATGCGGATCACCGAGGACGGCGAGCGCGTCACCATCAGCCACCTCAATCGGGCCGACATCGCCCACGAGGCGGCCTGCGGAATCCGCGGCTACGCCCTCGGCCTGTACCAACGCCGGCTCGGCGAGGCCGCGGGGCGGCGCCTCGTCCCGCTGCACGTCTCCCTCGCCGCCAAGGCGCCCGCGCGGCACGAGGTCCTGGTCGAGCTCTACGGCACCCGGCGCATCGAGTTCGAGGCCCCGGCCAGCTCGATCACCTTCCGCGCCGCCGACCTCGACTCCCCGACCCCGCACGCCCAGCCCGGGCTGTCGGCCGTACTCCGCCGGCACGCCGAGCAGAGCCTCGCGAGCGCGGTCCCGCTGCACGACTGGCCGGCCCTCTTCCGTACCGCCCTGGGCTCCGCCCACGACGAGGGGGCGCCGACGCTGTCCTCGGTCGCCCGGCGGATGAGCATCAGCGCGCGCACCCTCCAGCGCCGCCTCGAGGAGCACGGCACGACCTGGAGCGAGGAGGTCGAAACCGTACGGCGGGACCTCATCGCCCGACTGCTCCACGACACCGACCTCAGTGTCGACTCGGTCGCCGCCCGGAGCGGTTACGCGGACGCCCGTGCCCTGCGCCGGGCCGTCAGGCGCTGGTACGGCACGACGCCCGCCGCCCTGCGCCGCGCCGGGCGCGGCGCCAACACTCAGGCCGGGGTGTAG
- a CDS encoding LysR substrate-binding domain-containing protein, translating to MALELRHLRYLLAVAEHASFTRAAEELRISQPTLSQQVKQLESTIGVQLLDRTGRGGVRLTDAGETYVHHARRALRDLAAAERAVHDVADLSRGHLRLAVTPTFTAYLVGPLAAELHARHPGITLDVKDMAQDRIEAALLADELDLGIGFDGPHLPGITATPLYAETLGLVTAAHPVPEGSRAARPLPVVPVVVPVVPVVVPVVSVEDLAERQLALLSGDFATRGHIDSYLAAHRVRPRIVVEANSVQTLTEIVRRTDLATVLPDAVTEDHPHLARIPLEPPLPTRTVALLGRENAYRSAAGRAFIRLAHDHVLARGYTPA from the coding sequence ATGGCCCTGGAACTCCGTCATCTGCGCTACCTGCTCGCCGTCGCCGAACACGCCAGCTTCACCCGCGCCGCCGAAGAGCTGCGGATCTCCCAGCCGACCCTGTCCCAGCAGGTCAAGCAGCTCGAAAGCACCATCGGCGTGCAGCTCCTGGACCGCACCGGCCGCGGCGGCGTCCGCCTCACCGACGCCGGCGAAACCTACGTCCACCACGCCCGCCGGGCCCTGCGCGACCTCGCCGCCGCCGAACGTGCCGTCCACGACGTCGCCGATCTTTCCCGGGGGCACCTCCGGCTGGCCGTGACGCCGACGTTCACCGCCTACCTCGTCGGGCCGCTGGCGGCGGAGCTCCACGCCCGCCACCCCGGCATCACCCTGGACGTCAAGGACATGGCCCAGGACCGCATCGAAGCCGCCCTGCTCGCCGACGAACTCGACCTGGGGATCGGCTTCGACGGCCCGCACCTGCCCGGCATCACCGCGACCCCGCTGTACGCCGAGACCCTCGGTCTCGTTACGGCCGCCCACCCCGTCCCCGAGGGGTCACGGGCGGCCCGGCCCTTGCCCGTCGTGCCGGTCGTCGTGCCGGTCGTGCCGGTCGTCGTGCCCGTCGTCTCCGTCGAAGATCTGGCGGAACGCCAGCTGGCGCTGCTCAGTGGCGATTTCGCCACCCGCGGCCACATCGACAGCTACCTGGCCGCCCACCGGGTACGGCCGCGCATCGTGGTGGAGGCCAACTCGGTCCAGACCCTCACCGAGATCGTCCGGCGCACCGACCTCGCGACCGTCCTGCCCGACGCGGTGACCGAGGACCACCCCCACCTCGCCCGGATCCCCCTCGAACCGCCCCTGCCCACTCGCACCGTCGCCCTCCTCGGGCGCGAGAACGCCTACCGGAGCGCCGCCGGACGCGCCTTCATCCGGCTCGCGCACGACCACGTCCTGGCCCGCGGCTACACCCCGGCCTGA
- a CDS encoding carbonic anhydrase: MHDLIEGVAQFRREVYPGKAELFARLATDHRPRTLFISCSDARVVPELITQSEPGELFVIRTAGNLVPAHAPGTDGVAASIEYAVTVLGVSDIVVCGHSACGAMTALAERHDLSAAPAVAGWLRHADASLARTGDGEDPRRVEALVRENVRAQLANLATHPSVARALAAGSVTLRGWVYDIRAGGVEELGSSRPASPTV; this comes from the coding sequence ATGCACGACCTCATCGAGGGCGTCGCCCAGTTCCGGCGTGAGGTCTACCCGGGCAAGGCGGAGCTCTTCGCCCGGCTCGCGACGGACCACCGCCCGCGCACCCTGTTCATCAGCTGCTCCGATGCCCGTGTGGTGCCGGAGCTGATCACCCAGAGCGAGCCGGGCGAGCTGTTCGTCATCCGCACCGCGGGCAACCTCGTCCCCGCCCACGCCCCCGGCACGGACGGGGTGGCGGCCAGCATCGAGTACGCCGTCACGGTCCTGGGCGTGAGCGACATCGTGGTGTGCGGGCACTCCGCCTGCGGCGCGATGACCGCCCTGGCCGAACGCCACGATCTCAGCGCCGCACCCGCGGTCGCCGGCTGGCTGCGCCACGCGGACGCCTCGCTCGCCCGTACCGGCGACGGGGAGGACCCGCGAAGGGTCGAGGCCCTGGTACGGGAGAACGTGCGCGCACAGCTGGCGAACCTGGCCACCCATCCCTCGGTGGCCCGCGCCCTGGCCGCGGGGTCGGTGACCCTGCGCGGCTGGGTCTACGACATCCGGGCCGGAGGGGTCGAGGAACTCGGCTCCTCCCGGCCGGCCTCCCCCACGGTCTGA
- the cynS gene encoding cyanase: MVHAQFDNTARQALAVKAVDAKIREDLTWQRIADAAGLSVAFVTAAVLGQHPLPRASAEAVAALLGLDADDAVLLQTIPTRGSVPGGAPTDPTIYRFYEMLQVYGTTLKALVHEQLGDGIVSAINFRLDVKKVADPDGGERAVITLDGKYLPTKPF, translated from the coding sequence ATGGTGCACGCCCAGTTCGACAACACCGCCCGGCAGGCCCTGGCCGTCAAGGCCGTGGACGCCAAGATCCGCGAGGACCTGACCTGGCAGCGGATCGCCGACGCCGCGGGCCTCTCGGTCGCCTTCGTCACCGCGGCCGTGCTCGGCCAGCACCCGCTGCCCCGGGCCTCGGCCGAGGCCGTGGCCGCCCTGCTGGGCCTGGACGCCGACGACGCGGTGCTGCTGCAGACCATCCCGACCCGCGGCTCGGTGCCCGGCGGCGCCCCCACCGACCCGACGATCTACCGCTTCTACGAGATGCTCCAGGTCTACGGCACCACACTGAAGGCCCTGGTCCACGAGCAGCTCGGCGACGGGATCGTCTCCGCGATCAACTTCAGGCTCGACGTGAAGAAGGTCGCCGACCCCGACGGCGGCGAGCGCGCGGTCATCACCCTGGACGGCAAGTACCTGCCGACGAAGCCCTTCTGA
- a CDS encoding UBP-type zinc finger domain-containing protein produces MTAIDGVDPNVPPSGSGCVECDEAGGWWFHLRRCAQCGHIGCCDSSPAQHATAHWKSTGHPLVQSYEPGEDWFWDYAANELYESGPELTPPSGHPSDQPAPGPADRLPEDWSRRLHR; encoded by the coding sequence ATGACCGCCATCGACGGAGTCGACCCGAACGTCCCGCCCAGCGGCAGTGGCTGCGTCGAATGCGATGAGGCGGGCGGCTGGTGGTTCCACCTGCGGCGCTGCGCCCAGTGCGGTCACATCGGCTGCTGCGACTCCTCGCCGGCCCAGCACGCCACCGCCCACTGGAAGTCCACCGGCCATCCCCTGGTGCAGAGCTACGAGCCGGGTGAGGACTGGTTCTGGGACTACGCGGCGAACGAGCTGTACGAGTCCGGCCCCGAGCTGACCCCGCCGTCCGGCCACCCGTCCGACCAGCCGGCCCCGGGTCCGGCGGACCGGCTCCCCGAGGACTGGAGCCGACGGCTCCACCGCTGA
- a CDS encoding ATP-binding protein, producing the protein MPCSPQEIASLFLFEKLTPEQLGRLCAEGRVERFDTGPVYTEGAPATCFYVMIEGTVVLSRRVGGDEVEVGRTSQRGVYAGAMQAYLGDQVPQTYNNSMRVTEPTRFFVLPAQSFSDVMREWFPMAAHLLEGLFFGARSTQQVIGQRERLLALGSLSAGLTHELNNPAAAAVRATATLRERVGKMRHKLAHISQGNYPREAIAELIEIQERTVERVAKAPVLSPLEASDREDELADWLEDHGIPEGWRIAPVFVQAGLDMDWLEQVAASVAEDLLPSAIGWLNYTVETELLMDEIDDSTTRISHLVDAAKQYSQLDRAPYRVVDVHELLDSTLLMLSGKIGPRIRVVKEYDRSVPDVPAYPAELNQVWTNLIDNAVFAIASTGREGTLTVRTAGSGDRLLVEFRDTGPGIPAEIRSRIFDPFFTTKPVGEGTGLGLDISWRIVVNKHHGSLQVESVPGDTRFQVLLPLTAPEPETEPEPSEEPA; encoded by the coding sequence ATGCCGTGTTCCCCGCAGGAGATCGCCTCGCTCTTCCTGTTCGAGAAGCTCACCCCGGAGCAGCTCGGGCGGTTGTGCGCCGAAGGGCGCGTGGAGCGGTTCGACACCGGCCCCGTGTACACCGAGGGCGCCCCCGCGACCTGCTTCTACGTGATGATCGAGGGCACCGTCGTCCTGTCCCGCCGGGTCGGCGGCGACGAGGTGGAGGTCGGCCGGACCTCCCAGCGCGGGGTGTACGCGGGAGCCATGCAGGCCTACCTGGGCGACCAGGTCCCGCAGACGTACAACAACTCGATGCGGGTGACCGAGCCGACGCGGTTCTTCGTCCTGCCCGCGCAGTCCTTCTCGGACGTCATGCGGGAATGGTTCCCGATGGCCGCGCACCTGCTGGAGGGGCTCTTCTTCGGCGCCAGGAGCACCCAGCAGGTCATCGGCCAGCGCGAACGCCTCCTCGCCCTGGGCTCCTTGTCCGCCGGTCTCACCCACGAGCTCAACAACCCGGCCGCGGCGGCCGTCCGCGCCACCGCCACCCTGCGCGAACGCGTGGGCAAGATGCGGCACAAGCTGGCCCACATCTCCCAGGGCAACTATCCGCGCGAGGCGATCGCCGAACTCATCGAGATCCAGGAACGCACCGTCGAACGGGTGGCCAAGGCCCCGGTGCTGAGCCCCCTGGAGGCATCCGACCGGGAGGACGAACTCGCCGACTGGCTGGAGGACCACGGAATCCCCGAGGGCTGGCGGATCGCGCCGGTCTTCGTCCAGGCCGGCCTGGACATGGACTGGCTGGAGCAGGTCGCGGCGAGCGTGGCCGAGGATCTCCTGCCGAGCGCCATCGGCTGGCTCAACTACACGGTGGAGACAGAGCTGTTGATGGACGAGATCGACGACTCCACCACCCGCATCTCCCACCTCGTGGACGCCGCCAAGCAGTACTCGCAGCTCGACCGCGCCCCGTACCGGGTCGTCGACGTCCACGAACTCCTCGACAGCACCCTGCTGATGCTCTCCGGCAAGATCGGCCCCCGGATCCGGGTGGTCAAGGAGTACGACCGCTCCGTGCCGGACGTACCGGCCTACCCGGCGGAACTCAACCAGGTGTGGACCAACCTCATCGACAACGCCGTCTTCGCCATCGCGAGCACCGGCCGCGAGGGCACGCTGACGGTCCGCACGGCAGGGTCGGGCGACCGCCTGCTCGTGGAGTTCCGCGACACGGGGCCCGGCATCCCGGCCGAGATCCGCAGCCGTATCTTCGACCCCTTCTTCACCACCAAGCCCGTCGGCGAGGGCACCGGTCTCGGCCTGGACATCTCCTGGCGGATCGTCGTCAACAAGCACCACGGAAGCCTCCAGGTCGAGTCCGTACCAGGGGACACCCGCTTCCAGGTGCTGCTCCCGCTGACCGCACCGGAACCCGAGACCGAGCCCGAGCCCTCCGAGGAGCCCGCATGA
- a CDS encoding FAD-dependent oxidoreductase — translation MTEAAESARTVILTVDDDPGVSRAIARDLRRRYGSGYRIVRAESGGSALEALRELKLRGDLVAVILADYRMPQMNGIEFLEQALTVYPGARRVLLTAYADTNAAIDAINVVDLDHYLLKPWDPPEEKLYPVVDDLITAWRTGDHRPVPATKVVGHRWSAPSSSVREFLARNQVPYRWYSCEEPEGQRLLRAAGADGQRLPVVITPGGTVLIEPDAPDLAAHVGLATTPTADFYDLVVIGGGPAGLGSALYGASEGLRTVLIERSATGGQAGQSSRIENYLGFPDGVSGAQLTERARRQAGRFGAEILTAREVTGLEVNGAARVVRFSDGSAIGARSIILATGVSYRQLLAPGCDGLTGRGVYYGSSLTEATSCLEQDVYIVGGANSAGQAAMYLARGAKSVTLLVRGASLAASMSYYLIQQIEEMPNITVRTRTTVESAHGEGHLEQLTLRDVDTGATELVDTQWMFVFIGAAPLTDWLGGTVLRDDHGFILAGPDLTPDGRPPAEWELDRPPYHLETSVPGVFVAGDARARSAKRVASAVGEGAMAVMLVHRYLEES, via the coding sequence ATGACAGAGGCCGCCGAGTCGGCGAGGACCGTCATCCTGACCGTGGACGACGATCCGGGAGTGTCCCGTGCCATCGCCCGCGACCTGCGGCGGCGCTACGGTTCCGGGTACCGGATCGTGCGCGCCGAGTCCGGCGGATCCGCCCTGGAGGCGCTGCGCGAGCTGAAGCTCCGGGGCGACCTGGTGGCGGTGATCCTCGCCGATTACCGCATGCCGCAGATGAACGGCATCGAGTTCCTCGAACAGGCCCTCACCGTGTATCCGGGCGCGCGCCGCGTCCTGCTGACCGCCTACGCCGACACCAACGCGGCGATCGACGCGATCAACGTCGTCGACCTCGACCACTACCTCCTCAAACCCTGGGACCCGCCCGAGGAGAAGCTGTACCCGGTCGTCGACGACCTCATCACCGCCTGGCGCACCGGGGACCACCGGCCCGTGCCCGCCACCAAGGTGGTCGGACACCGCTGGTCAGCCCCCTCGTCGAGCGTGCGGGAGTTCCTGGCCCGCAACCAGGTGCCGTACCGCTGGTACTCCTGCGAGGAGCCCGAGGGGCAGCGCCTCCTGCGGGCGGCCGGGGCCGACGGACAGCGGCTGCCCGTGGTGATCACCCCCGGGGGCACCGTACTGATCGAGCCGGACGCGCCCGACCTCGCCGCCCACGTGGGGCTCGCGACCACGCCGACCGCCGACTTCTACGACCTCGTCGTGATCGGCGGCGGACCGGCCGGCCTCGGCTCCGCGCTGTACGGGGCCTCCGAGGGGCTGCGCACCGTACTGATCGAGCGGTCGGCGACCGGCGGACAGGCCGGGCAGAGCTCGCGCATCGAGAACTACCTCGGCTTCCCGGACGGGGTGTCCGGCGCACAGCTCACCGAACGGGCCCGCCGACAGGCGGGCCGCTTCGGAGCCGAGATCCTCACCGCACGCGAGGTCACCGGACTGGAAGTGAACGGCGCGGCGCGCGTCGTCCGCTTCTCCGACGGCTCGGCGATCGGCGCGCGGAGCATCATCCTGGCGACCGGCGTCTCCTACCGCCAGCTCCTTGCTCCGGGCTGTGACGGCCTCACCGGCCGCGGGGTGTACTACGGCTCCTCGCTCACCGAGGCCACCTCCTGCCTGGAACAGGACGTGTACATCGTGGGCGGCGCCAACTCCGCCGGACAGGCGGCCATGTACCTCGCCCGCGGCGCGAAATCGGTGACGCTCCTGGTGCGCGGGGCGTCTCTCGCCGCCTCCATGTCGTACTACCTGATACAGCAGATCGAGGAGATGCCCAACATCACGGTGCGCACCCGCACCACCGTCGAATCGGCGCACGGCGAAGGCCACCTGGAGCAGCTCACGCTGCGCGACGTGGACACCGGAGCGACCGAACTCGTCGACACGCAGTGGATGTTCGTCTTCATCGGCGCGGCCCCGCTCACCGACTGGCTGGGCGGTACGGTGCTGCGCGACGACCACGGCTTCATCCTGGCCGGGCCGGACCTCACCCCGGACGGCAGGCCGCCCGCCGAGTGGGAGCTGGACCGGCCGCCCTACCACCTGGAGACCAGCGTGCCCGGCGTGTTCGTGGCGGGCGACGCGCGCGCCCGGTCGGCGAAGCGGGTCGCGTCCGCCGTCGGAGAGGGAGCCATGGCCGTGATGCTCGTACACCGGTACCTGGAGGAGTCGTGA
- a CDS encoding TOPRIM nucleotidyl transferase/hydrolase domain-containing protein — MADMAAFGNTVTEWAAGDAAGTGGTGKAAGAADAARELAARLPVRTVVLLEGASDAEAVDALAAMRGRNLAAEGICVLPMGGAMSVARFAGFLGPRGLGLRLTGLCDERERDFFARGWVRAGAEPQGFFVCAADLEDELIRALGVPRVEELVREEGDHRALRTFLRQPAQQGRTAQQQVRRFLGTKKGRKIRYGRVLVEALGTGRVPEPLDDLFASL, encoded by the coding sequence ATGGCTGACATGGCGGCGTTCGGGAATACGGTGACCGAGTGGGCGGCCGGTGACGCCGCCGGCACGGGTGGCACGGGGAAGGCGGCGGGCGCGGCGGACGCGGCGCGCGAGCTCGCCGCGCGGCTGCCCGTACGGACCGTCGTACTGCTCGAAGGAGCGAGCGACGCGGAAGCCGTCGACGCCCTGGCCGCGATGCGGGGCCGGAACCTGGCCGCCGAAGGGATCTGCGTCCTGCCCATGGGCGGAGCGATGAGCGTCGCCCGGTTCGCGGGGTTCCTCGGACCGCGGGGGCTGGGGCTGCGCCTCACGGGCCTGTGCGACGAGAGGGAGCGAGACTTCTTCGCGCGCGGCTGGGTACGGGCCGGCGCCGAGCCCCAGGGGTTCTTCGTCTGCGCGGCGGACCTGGAGGACGAGCTCATCCGCGCGCTGGGCGTGCCCAGGGTGGAGGAGCTCGTCCGGGAGGAGGGGGACCACCGCGCCCTGCGGACCTTCCTGCGCCAGCCCGCGCAGCAGGGCCGCACGGCGCAGCAGCAGGTGCGGCGCTTCCTGGGCACGAAGAAGGGGCGCAAGATCCGCTACGGCCGGGTCCTCGTCGAAGCCCTCGGCACCGGCCGGGTACCGGAGCCGCTCGACGACCTGTTCGCGAGCCTGTGA
- a CDS encoding serine hydrolase domain-containing protein, giving the protein MRRTRTVLLCIAGLMGAALPAGTAAGLEPVAAPAGACVNSPGPARGDALKVLTIAQEAQREFGLNSVVLRVSSDGREVLTSALGESMTGVPAEPSMKFRTGSVAIVYMGVVLLQLVDEGKASLDDPVSRWLSHVPHGAEITLRMLGSSTSGLHDYVTDPAFLAELEAKPFRDWTPAEVIGIATDKPLLYEPGTNWSYSHANFNLLGEALEKISGLPLDQLLKERVYGPLGLSGTSNQSTPQIPEPVLHAFTSERGTYEESTFWNPSWTTTPGAVLVQNICDLDRSARGVGTGKLLSAQSFKTQLDPGTIGLGHPTASCPDTVCLLTNTQAHHFGLGVIVVDDWILTNPSFSGYAAIQAYLPAEKLAISVTVTQGPKSPAGNSAQTIAERISAALAPEHVLKMR; this is encoded by the coding sequence GTGAGGCGTACTCGTACGGTCTTGCTGTGCATCGCCGGTCTGATGGGCGCGGCCCTTCCGGCGGGGACGGCCGCGGGCCTGGAGCCGGTCGCCGCGCCCGCCGGGGCCTGCGTCAACTCTCCGGGCCCCGCCCGGGGCGACGCGCTGAAGGTGCTCACCATCGCGCAGGAGGCCCAGCGGGAGTTCGGCCTGAACTCCGTGGTGCTGCGCGTCTCCTCCGACGGCCGCGAGGTGCTCACCAGCGCCCTCGGGGAGTCGATGACGGGCGTACCGGCAGAGCCGTCCATGAAATTCCGTACCGGCTCCGTCGCCATCGTCTACATGGGCGTCGTACTGCTCCAACTCGTCGACGAGGGCAAGGCCTCCCTCGACGATCCGGTGTCACGCTGGCTGTCGCACGTGCCGCACGGTGCGGAGATCACCCTGCGCATGCTGGGCAGTTCCACCTCCGGACTGCACGACTACGTCACCGACCCCGCGTTCCTGGCCGAGTTGGAGGCCAAGCCGTTCCGCGACTGGACCCCGGCCGAGGTCATCGGCATCGCGACGGACAAACCGCTGCTCTACGAGCCGGGCACCAACTGGAGCTACTCGCACGCCAACTTCAACCTGCTCGGCGAGGCACTGGAGAAGATCAGCGGCCTCCCGCTGGACCAGCTGCTCAAGGAGCGTGTCTACGGACCGCTCGGGCTGAGCGGGACCAGCAACCAGTCCACCCCGCAGATCCCGGAACCGGTCCTGCACGCCTTCACCTCCGAGCGCGGCACCTACGAGGAGTCCACCTTCTGGAACCCCTCGTGGACCACCACTCCCGGTGCGGTCCTCGTCCAGAACATCTGCGACCTCGACCGGTCCGCGCGCGGCGTCGGCACCGGGAAGCTGCTGTCCGCGCAGTCCTTCAAGACCCAGCTCGACCCCGGCACCATCGGCCTCGGCCACCCCACGGCCTCCTGCCCGGACACCGTCTGTCTCCTGACCAACACGCAGGCCCACCACTTCGGCCTGGGCGTGATCGTCGTCGACGACTGGATCCTGACGAACCCGTCCTTCTCCGGCTACGCCGCCATCCAGGCCTACCTGCCGGCGGAGAAGCTCGCCATCTCCGTGACCGTGACCCAGGGCCCCAAGAGCCCCGCCGGCAACTCGGCCCAGACCATAGCCGAACGCATCTCCGCCGCCCTCGCCCCCGAACACGTGCTCAAGATGCGCTGA
- a CDS encoding SDR family oxidoreductase produces MCRKVDVTDRVAIEAAVRDGEERFGPVDGLVNNAGSMLLGRIADQPVEEWERMIDLNVKGVLYATRAVLPGMIARGGGTIVNVSSVAGRKTFPHHVAYVGTKFAVHAMSENLREEVASSGVRVVTIAPGAVETELLSHTSDERIKSDYEAWKKSAGGALDPRAVAEAVAYAYRQPPNVTIREIVLASTGQEA; encoded by the coding sequence ATGTGCCGGAAGGTCGACGTCACCGACCGGGTGGCGATCGAGGCCGCGGTCCGCGACGGCGAGGAACGGTTCGGCCCCGTGGACGGCCTGGTGAACAACGCCGGCTCCATGCTGCTCGGCCGGATCGCGGACCAGCCCGTGGAGGAGTGGGAGCGCATGATCGATCTGAACGTCAAGGGGGTGCTCTACGCCACCCGGGCCGTCCTGCCCGGCATGATCGCCCGGGGCGGGGGCACGATCGTCAACGTCAGCTCGGTGGCCGGACGCAAGACCTTTCCGCACCACGTCGCCTACGTGGGCACGAAATTCGCCGTGCACGCCATGTCGGAGAACCTCCGCGAGGAAGTGGCCTCCTCCGGCGTGCGCGTGGTCACCATCGCCCCGGGGGCCGTGGAGACCGAGCTGCTCTCCCACACCAGCGACGAGCGGATCAAGAGCGACTACGAGGCCTGGAAGAAGTCCGCGGGCGGGGCCCTGGATCCCCGCGCCGTGGCCGAGGCCGTCGCCTACGCCTACCGGCAGCCGCCGAACGTGACCATCCGCGAGATCGTCCTCGCCTCGACGGGCCAGGAGGCCTGA